One genomic segment of Mycolicibacterium chubuense NBB4 includes these proteins:
- a CDS encoding DMT family transporter, with protein sequence MSLRGWTLFAAMSLIWGIPYLLIKVAVEGVSVPVLVLARTAVGALVLIPLTLRRGGWAAVLAHWRPVAAFAFFEILAAWLLLSDAERHLSSSLTGLLIAASPIVAALLDRLTGGEHRLTVTRLLGLGAGLAGVAVLAGPELTGGSAWPVCEVLMVSVCYAIAPLVAARFLGDVPALPLTAACLTLAAVVYAGPAAATWPDSVPSTRVLAAIGGLAVICTATAFIVFFALIREVGAARALVFTYVNPAVALAAGVIVLNEPLTAWNVAGLALILTGSVLATRTVSGLAESAQSPR encoded by the coding sequence ATGAGCCTTCGCGGGTGGACGCTGTTCGCCGCGATGAGCCTCATCTGGGGCATTCCGTATCTGCTGATCAAGGTTGCGGTAGAGGGTGTTTCGGTGCCCGTGCTGGTTCTCGCGCGGACCGCGGTCGGCGCGCTGGTGCTGATACCGCTGACGCTGCGGCGCGGCGGCTGGGCGGCCGTCCTCGCGCACTGGAGACCGGTCGCGGCGTTCGCGTTCTTCGAGATCCTTGCCGCGTGGCTGCTGCTCTCCGACGCCGAACGCCATCTCTCGAGCTCGCTGACCGGACTGCTGATCGCGGCCTCGCCCATCGTCGCGGCGCTGCTCGACCGTCTCACCGGCGGCGAGCACCGGCTGACCGTCACGCGGTTGCTCGGCCTGGGCGCCGGGCTGGCCGGTGTCGCCGTGCTCGCCGGTCCGGAGCTCACCGGCGGGAGCGCATGGCCGGTCTGCGAGGTGCTCATGGTGTCGGTGTGCTACGCGATCGCGCCGCTGGTGGCGGCACGCTTCCTCGGTGACGTGCCGGCGTTGCCGCTGACCGCCGCCTGCCTGACCCTGGCCGCTGTGGTGTATGCCGGGCCGGCCGCGGCGACGTGGCCGGACTCCGTTCCCTCGACACGGGTGCTGGCGGCGATCGGCGGGCTCGCCGTGATCTGCACGGCGACTGCGTTCATCGTGTTCTTCGCGCTGATCCGGGAGGTCGGCGCGGCGCGGGCGCTGGTCTTCACGTACGTCAACCCTGCGGTCGCGCTCGCCGCAGGGGTGATCGTGCTGAACGAACCGCTGACCGCCTGGAACGTCGCCGGGCTCGCGCTGATCCTGACCGGTTCGGTGCTCGCCACGCGGACGGTCAGCGGGCTCGCAGAGTCTGCGCAATCACCTCGATGA
- a CDS encoding S1C family serine protease: MGMSIFRSLRVALTALAISLGVTLSLVAPAAPATAAPTDLIAVSASVEPAVVRIDTEVDYQGVVGAGTGFVIDPGGQVLTNFHVVQGADRITGTVNGRSYPATLVGYDRKRDVAVIQLLGAGGLLPAPIGDSNVLVPGQPVVALGNARGSDNPLTREVGTFTAFGRTINAEDTLTGSSDEVTGLIEFAAPVRAGDSGGPVINDAGQVVGMTTAASVNFKMGPAGQGFAIPINDAMGVANQIRSGARSDTVHIGPPVLLGVGVRASPSDQPGVLLHEVLRGGPAEQAGLVDGDVLLSVDGVRLDATNSLPAVLDRHYPGDVVDLTWIDNSGAVRTGKAVLTPGS; the protein is encoded by the coding sequence GTCCCTCGTCGCTCCCGCGGCACCGGCGACCGCCGCCCCGACGGATCTCATCGCGGTGTCGGCGTCTGTGGAACCAGCGGTGGTGCGCATCGACACCGAGGTCGACTACCAGGGCGTCGTCGGCGCCGGCACCGGCTTCGTCATCGACCCCGGCGGCCAGGTGCTGACCAATTTCCACGTGGTCCAGGGCGCCGACCGGATCACCGGGACGGTCAACGGACGGTCGTACCCGGCGACCCTGGTGGGATACGACCGCAAACGCGACGTCGCGGTGATCCAGCTGCTGGGCGCCGGCGGTCTGCTCCCCGCGCCGATCGGCGATTCCAACGTCCTGGTGCCCGGTCAGCCCGTCGTCGCGCTCGGCAACGCGCGAGGCAGTGACAATCCGCTCACCCGCGAGGTCGGCACGTTCACCGCGTTCGGCCGCACGATCAACGCCGAGGACACGCTGACCGGCTCGTCCGACGAGGTCACGGGTCTGATCGAGTTCGCCGCACCCGTGCGCGCCGGAGACTCCGGAGGACCGGTGATCAACGACGCCGGCCAGGTCGTCGGCATGACGACGGCCGCGTCGGTCAACTTCAAGATGGGGCCCGCCGGTCAGGGCTTCGCGATCCCGATCAACGACGCGATGGGCGTCGCCAACCAGATCCGTTCCGGAGCCCGCTCCGACACCGTCCACATCGGACCGCCGGTTCTGCTCGGAGTCGGGGTGCGCGCTTCCCCGAGCGACCAGCCCGGCGTGCTGCTGCACGAAGTGCTGCGCGGAGGCCCGGCCGAGCAGGCCGGACTGGTCGACGGCGATGTCCTGCTCAGTGTGGACGGCGTGCGCCTGGACGCCACGAATTCGCTGCCTGCCGTGCTCGACCGGCACTACCCGGGCGACGTCGTCGACCTGACGTGGATCGACAACAGCGGTGCGGTCCGCACCGGTAAGGCGGTGCTGACGCCGGGGTCGTGA
- a CDS encoding NAD(P)H-dependent amine dehydrogenase family protein, translating into MPNNASYRVVQWTTGNVGKSSVAAIAANPTLELVGCYAWSDDKAGRDVGELAGIEPLGVTASNDIDELLALKPDAVVYNPMWIDVDELVRILESGVNVVASASFITGRNLGEGRARLAEACQRGGSTLFGSGVSPGFAELLAIVAGTACDRIDKITIAESADTTLYDSPDTERPVGFGAAIDDPDLQPMAAAGTAVFAEAVQLVADALGIELDDITCVAEYAQTTEDLPMASWTIPAGHVAGVFASWRGIAAGRTVIDINVRWKKGQTLEPDWKLDGDGWKITIDGRPTVNMTVGFLPPPDMIENAKTLEDFFVLGHIMTALPPIHAIPAVVAAAPGIATYNDLPLPQPRGVVSTG; encoded by the coding sequence GTGCCCAACAACGCCTCGTATCGGGTCGTCCAGTGGACGACGGGAAACGTCGGAAAGAGCTCGGTCGCGGCGATAGCCGCCAACCCGACACTGGAACTGGTCGGCTGCTACGCGTGGTCGGACGACAAGGCCGGCCGCGATGTGGGCGAGCTGGCCGGCATCGAGCCACTGGGAGTGACGGCCAGCAACGACATCGACGAGCTGCTCGCCCTCAAGCCCGACGCCGTCGTCTACAACCCGATGTGGATCGACGTCGACGAGCTGGTTCGCATTCTCGAGTCGGGCGTCAACGTGGTCGCGTCCGCGTCGTTCATCACCGGGCGCAACCTGGGCGAGGGCCGGGCCAGACTCGCCGAGGCCTGCCAGCGCGGCGGGTCGACACTGTTCGGCTCCGGCGTCAGCCCGGGGTTCGCCGAACTGCTCGCCATCGTGGCGGGCACCGCGTGCGACCGCATCGACAAGATCACGATCGCCGAGTCGGCCGACACCACCCTCTACGACTCGCCTGACACCGAGCGGCCCGTCGGGTTCGGCGCCGCGATCGACGACCCGGACCTGCAGCCGATGGCGGCCGCGGGCACGGCGGTGTTCGCCGAGGCGGTGCAGCTGGTCGCCGACGCGCTCGGCATCGAGCTCGACGACATCACCTGCGTGGCCGAATACGCCCAGACCACTGAAGACCTGCCGATGGCATCGTGGACCATCCCGGCCGGCCACGTCGCCGGGGTGTTCGCCAGCTGGCGGGGTATCGCAGCGGGCAGGACCGTCATCGACATCAATGTCCGGTGGAAGAAGGGCCAGACGCTGGAGCCGGACTGGAAGCTGGACGGCGACGGCTGGAAGATCACCATCGACGGCCGGCCCACGGTCAACATGACCGTCGGATTCCTGCCACCGCCGGACATGATCGAGAATGCCAAGACCCTCGAGGACTTCTTCGTGCTCGGCCACATCATGACCGCGCTGCCGCCGATCCACGCGATTCCTGCCGTGGTCGCAGCGGCGCCGGGCATCGCGACCTACAACGACCTGCCGCTGCCCCAGCCGCGCGGGGTGGTCTCCACCGGCTAG